One window of Silurus meridionalis isolate SWU-2019-XX chromosome 9, ASM1480568v1, whole genome shotgun sequence genomic DNA carries:
- the nfil3-4 gene encoding nuclear factor, interleukin 3 regulated, member 4 encodes MQSAFSCPRRDAEKESEERLERGIGLRRKREFTPEEKKDACYWEKRRKNNEAAKRSREKRRANDFMLETRLVALSEENAALRAELLALNLRYGLLSSNCPYTSHPRSILQMRSYFAQTSNNYPDRELWEREKMAPESSQWPGYQQASEAIAAHYGSNFVATHSFPINRAYSYLPDVPSFVPSTSTPMVLAPVFPPLPASFPEIPVLNPVGQRTAVHKEVEQQPAANSNSMLPHKLRLKDPRSAKKKEDKMAPSSPLSIYVSS; translated from the coding sequence ATGCAGTCTGCGTTCTCATGTCCCAGGAGGGACGCTGAAAAGGAATCCGAGGAGCGATTAGAAAGGGGTATTGGCTTGCGGCGCAAACGAGAGTTTACCCCCGAAGAGAAAAAGGACGCGTGCTATTGGGAAAAACGCCGCAAGAACAACGAGGCAGCCAAGCGCTCGCGTGAGAAGCGACGAGCGAATGACTTCATGCTGGAGACTCGGTTAGTGGCTCTAAGTGAGGAAAATGCCGCTCTACGAGCTGAGCTACTGGCTTTGAACCTCCGATATGGTTTGCTAAGCTCAAACTGTCCTTATACCTCGCATCCGAGGAGCATCCTTCAGATGCGCTCATACTTTGCTCAAACGTCAAACAACTATCCAGACAGAGAGCTTtgggaaagggaaaaaatggcCCCAGAGTCTTCACAATGGCCGGGATACCAGCAAGCATCCGAAGCTATAGCTGCTCATTATGGCTCAAACTTTGTCGCCACACACTCTTTTCCCATTAACAGGGCCTATTCATACCTTCCCGATGTCCCTAGTTTTGTTCCCTCTACAAGCACACCCATGGTCTTAGCTCCTGTGTTCCCACCACTGCCTGCCTCTTTCCCTGAAATTCCAGTGTTAAACCCAGTGGGTCAGAGAACAGCGGTTCACAAGGAGGTCGAGCAGCAGCCGGCAGCCAATAGCAATTCCATGCTGCCTCACAAGCTAAGGCTAAAAGATCCAAGatcagcaaagaaaaaagaagacaaaatggCACCTTCATCCCCTCTTTCAATATACGTATCCAGCTAA